A region of the Dyadobacter sp. CECT 9275 genome:
TAAATCTCCACCTTCCGTCACCAGAATGTCTCCTTTTCTAACTAAATATTTATCCGCTTCTCTTTTAGGCATACTAATCTCAGCCATTTTGATCAAGATTAAAATAACCTGATTGTACATTTGCAACCCTCAAATATGGGTAGGTTTATAACATTCTTAGGATACGTAACTTTTACCCAATGTTATTCCACTTTGAACAACTGAAAAATATTTCAATTTCTCACTTCCCAATTCTCCGGAATCTCCCCAATCCATTCTACTCCCGAGTCCCTCATCTTCACATCCGGAGTCTAACCCCCGCGTAACAGCATTGTGAATCAGTATTTGCCTGCGATCTTTGAGTAATTCTATTGTTTTTCTTTGATGGAAATGGCCTGGTCAATTTGGGCCGTTTTACGATCGAGGAAATTGGCGATGGTGGTTTGTTCGGCGAGGGATGGAATTGCCACAATGATGGCTTTCATTTCATCATATCGTGTAGTCCAAAGGTCAAGCAACGATCCCATGTCCCATTCGATAAAACTCTTCGATGAAAGAATAACTTTTTAGATAGTAATGACAAAACTTTGAATTTAGATATCTTTGGCTCCATCACAATATTTATCAAAGAAACTGAGCCATCCAGATTTGAAACACCGCTTGATCCCTTTCTATGCTGACCGACTATTTAATAACAAAGTCTCCTGACTTAACGAGCTTTCTGTTGTCTCCATCATTACTTTTTGCCGCGCTGTCAAGTTGCGGCAAAATTCCATTTTTAGTTACTGAAAGAGGTGCAAAGT
Encoded here:
- a CDS encoding restriction endonuclease subunit S domain-containing protein, with product MAEISMPKREADKYLVRKGDILVTEGGDLDKLGRGTVLEWRN
- a CDS encoding restriction endonuclease subunit S domain-containing protein; protein product: MGSLLDLWTTRYDEMKAIIVAIPSLAEQTTIANFLDRKTAQIDQAISIKEKQ